A genomic stretch from Enterobacter pseudoroggenkampii includes:
- the fdxH gene encoding formate dehydrogenase subunit beta, whose protein sequence is MAYQSQDIIRRSATNGFTPAPQARDHQQEVAKLIDVTTCIGCKACQVACSEWNDLRDEVGHNVGVYDNPADLTAKSWTVMRFSEVEQNDKLEWLIRKDGCMHCADPGCLKACPSEGAIIQYANGIVDFQSEQCIGCGYCIAGCPFDVPRLNPEDNRVYKCTLCVDRVTVGQEPACVKTCPTGAIQFGSKEDMKTLAAERVGELKTRGYDNAGLYDPAGVGGTHVMYVLHHADKPNLYHGLPENPEISATVKFWKGIWKPLAAVGFAATFAASIFHYVGVGPNRAEEEDDNLHEEKDEVRK, encoded by the coding sequence ATGGCTTATCAATCTCAAGACATTATCCGTCGTTCCGCGACTAATGGTTTCACGCCCGCGCCTCAGGCACGGGACCACCAGCAGGAAGTGGCGAAGCTTATCGACGTGACCACCTGTATCGGCTGTAAAGCCTGTCAGGTGGCGTGTTCAGAGTGGAACGATCTGCGTGACGAAGTGGGTCACAACGTCGGGGTGTACGACAACCCGGCGGACCTGACCGCCAAGTCCTGGACGGTGATGCGTTTCTCGGAAGTGGAGCAGAACGACAAACTGGAATGGCTTATCCGCAAAGACGGCTGTATGCACTGTGCGGATCCGGGCTGCCTGAAGGCATGTCCGTCAGAAGGGGCTATCATTCAGTATGCCAACGGCATCGTCGACTTCCAGTCCGAACAGTGCATCGGCTGCGGCTACTGCATCGCGGGCTGTCCGTTCGACGTACCGCGCCTGAACCCGGAAGACAACCGCGTCTACAAATGCACCCTGTGCGTGGACCGCGTTACCGTCGGCCAGGAGCCTGCATGCGTGAAGACCTGCCCAACCGGCGCGATCCAATTTGGCTCCAAAGAGGATATGAAAACGCTGGCGGCAGAACGCGTGGGCGAGCTGAAGACCCGTGGTTACGACAACGCGGGCCTGTACGATCCGGCCGGGGTTGGCGGTACGCACGTGATGTACGTGCTGCACCACGCCGATAAGCCGAACCTGTATCACGGCCTGCCGGAGAACCCGGAAATCAGCGCTACCGTGAAGTTCTGGAAAGGCATCTGGAAACCGCTGGCAGCGGTGGGCTTTGCTGCCACCTTCGCAGCGAGCATCTTCCACTACGTCGGCGTTGGTCCGAACCGCGCGGAAGAGGAAGACGACAACCTGCATGAAGAGAAAGACGAGGTGCGCAAATGA
- the fdoI gene encoding formate dehydrogenase cytochrome b556 subunit, which translates to MRKRDTIVRYTAPERINHWVTAFCFMLAAISGLGFFFPSFNWLMQIMGTPQLARILHPFVGVIMFASFIIMFFRYWHHNLINRDDIFWAKNIRKIVVNEEVGDTGRYNFGQKCVFWAAIIFLVLLLVSGVIIWRPYFAPAFSIPVIRFALMLHSFAAVALIVVIMVHIYAALWVKGTITAMVEGWVTSTWAKKHHPRWYREVRQKQEKSSE; encoded by the coding sequence ATGAGAAAACGTGACACCATCGTGCGCTACACCGCGCCGGAACGCATCAACCACTGGGTCACCGCCTTCTGCTTCATGCTGGCGGCGATAAGCGGGCTGGGGTTCTTCTTCCCGTCCTTCAACTGGCTGATGCAGATCATGGGGACACCACAGCTGGCGCGCATCCTGCACCCGTTTGTGGGCGTCATCATGTTCGCGTCGTTCATCATCATGTTTTTCCGCTACTGGCACCATAACCTAATCAATCGGGATGATATCTTTTGGGCGAAGAATATTCGTAAGATCGTCGTCAACGAGGAAGTGGGTGATACCGGGCGTTATAACTTCGGCCAGAAATGCGTATTCTGGGCGGCGATTATCTTCCTGGTCCTGTTGCTGGTGAGCGGCGTGATCATCTGGCGTCCGTACTTTGCGCCTGCTTTCTCAATCCCGGTGATCCGATTCGCGCTGATGCTGCATTCATTTGCCGCAGTGGCGTTAATTGTGGTTATCATGGTGCATATCTACGCCGCCCTTTGGGTGAAAGGCACCATTACCGCGATGGTGGAAGGATGGGTAACCAGTACGTGGGCGAAGAAACATCACCCGCGCTGGTACCGTGAAGTCCGCCAGAAACAGGAAAAGTCATCTGAATGA
- the fdhE gene encoding formate dehydrogenase accessory protein FdhE, which produces MSIRIIPQDELGSSEKRTADYIPPLLFPRLKNLYNRRAERLRELAENNPLGDFLRFAALVAHAQEVVLYDHPLQMDLTARIKEANAQGKPPLDIHVLPRDKHWQKLLHSLIAELKPEMSGTALSVIENLEKASEQELEEMASALFASDFSLVSSDKAPFIWAALSLYWAQMASLIPGKARAEYGEARQFCPVCGSMPVSSMVQIGTTQGLRYLHCNLCETEWHVVRIKCSNCEQTRDLNYWSLENEDAAVKAESCGDCGTYLKILYQEKDPKVEAVADDLASLILDAKMEQEGFARSSINPFLFPGEGE; this is translated from the coding sequence ATGAGTATTCGCATAATCCCGCAAGATGAGCTGGGGTCGAGCGAGAAACGCACGGCGGATTATATTCCGCCGTTGTTATTCCCCAGACTCAAGAACCTCTACAACCGCCGCGCAGAGCGTCTGCGCGAGCTGGCAGAGAACAACCCGCTGGGCGATTTTCTGCGCTTTGCCGCGCTGGTCGCCCACGCGCAGGAAGTGGTGCTGTACGACCATCCCCTGCAAATGGACCTGACCGCGCGCATCAAAGAAGCCAACGCGCAGGGCAAGCCGCCGCTGGACATTCACGTCCTGCCGCGCGACAAGCACTGGCAGAAGCTGCTGCATTCGCTGATTGCCGAGCTGAAGCCCGAGATGAGCGGTACCGCGCTGTCGGTCATTGAGAATCTGGAAAAAGCGTCCGAACAAGAGCTGGAAGAGATGGCAAGCGCGCTGTTTGCCTCTGACTTCTCGCTGGTGAGCAGCGATAAAGCGCCGTTTATCTGGGCTGCCCTGTCGCTCTACTGGGCGCAAATGGCAAGCCTGATCCCGGGCAAAGCGCGCGCAGAATACGGCGAAGCGCGCCAGTTCTGCCCGGTCTGCGGCTCCATGCCGGTATCGAGCATGGTGCAAATCGGCACCACGCAGGGGCTGCGCTACCTGCACTGCAACCTGTGTGAAACCGAGTGGCACGTGGTGCGCATCAAGTGCAGCAACTGCGAGCAGACCCGCGATCTGAACTACTGGTCGCTGGAAAATGAAGACGCGGCGGTGAAAGCCGAAAGCTGCGGCGACTGCGGCACTTACCTGAAGATTCTGTATCAGGAAAAAGACCCGAAAGTCGAAGCGGTGGCCGACGATCTTGCCTCGCTGATTCTGGACGCGAAGATGGAGCAGGAGGGCTTTGCCCGCAGCTCGATCAACCCGTTCCTGTTCCCGGGTGAAGGGGAGTAA
- a CDS encoding type II toxin-antitoxin system VapC family toxin, whose protein sequence is MEHMAVFDTNILIDLFNNRVEAANTIENTASHRSISLITWMEVMVGARKHGHEAKTASVMGAFEIIDVTREIAERSVVLREKHGMKLPDAIILATAQSRNCPLITRNTKDFQGIPGVVSPYQL, encoded by the coding sequence ATGGAACACATGGCGGTTTTTGATACCAATATCCTGATCGACCTTTTCAACAATCGCGTCGAGGCAGCAAATACGATCGAAAACACAGCGTCGCACCGGTCAATCAGTCTAATCACATGGATGGAAGTCATGGTGGGGGCACGCAAACATGGCCACGAAGCGAAAACAGCGTCGGTAATGGGCGCATTTGAGATTATCGATGTAACCCGAGAGATCGCTGAAAGAAGCGTCGTGCTCCGTGAGAAGCATGGCATGAAACTGCCGGATGCCATTATTTTAGCGACTGCCCAAAGCAGAAATTGCCCGTTAATCACCCGGAATACTAAAGACTTTCAGGGCATTCCTGGGGTTGTTTCACCGTACCAGCTGTAG
- a CDS encoding ribbon-helix-helix protein, CopG family, which translates to MSLLAELNMGRILIDLSDDVIQRLDNLKQLRNQPRAELLREAIEQYLDQQSSSVIRDALGLWGNQQEDGLEYERKLREEW; encoded by the coding sequence ATGAGTTTACTGGCGGAGCTTAACATGGGCAGAATTCTGATCGATTTGTCGGATGACGTTATTCAACGTCTCGATAACCTCAAGCAGCTGCGCAACCAACCTCGTGCCGAATTACTGCGTGAAGCAATTGAGCAGTATCTCGATCAGCAAAGCTCATCCGTTATCCGTGATGCGCTTGGTTTGTGGGGGAACCAGCAAGAAGACGGTTTAGAGTATGAACGCAAGCTGCGTGAGGAGTGGTAG
- a CDS encoding alpha/beta hydrolase produces the protein MVLEQGIAQLVQGFIAAGRPSSRRQSIEVRRAGYIASTGLAGETETRVQVETLVLEGLTIRVFSPLNAPEILPATIYYHGGCFISGGFDTHDNQLRQLACYSNCRVIAIQYRLAPEHTFPAAHDDAERGAELVWQYADKLGVDRNQLTLCGDSAGGHLALVTSLRLNAKGRWKPAQLILIYPMLDATASFESYALNGTDYVITRDTLLSGYEMYLAETDRQHPEASPLWRDDFYGLPPVHIITAEYDPLCDEGEMLYQHLTEQGVKCTAQRWLGVIHGFFQLGGISQSARDVMRDIAGRIQHARGA, from the coding sequence ATGGTGCTGGAACAGGGTATTGCACAACTGGTTCAGGGATTTATCGCTGCGGGTCGGCCCTCGTCACGTCGCCAGAGCATTGAAGTGCGACGAGCAGGCTATATTGCCAGCACGGGGCTTGCCGGGGAGACCGAAACGCGCGTTCAGGTGGAGACGCTTGTTCTTGAGGGTCTTACCATTCGGGTATTTTCACCTCTCAATGCACCTGAAATATTGCCTGCAACCATCTACTATCACGGCGGATGCTTTATCAGCGGCGGCTTTGATACCCATGACAACCAACTTCGTCAGTTAGCCTGCTACAGCAATTGTCGGGTGATTGCGATCCAGTACAGGCTGGCGCCGGAGCATACCTTCCCCGCCGCGCATGACGATGCGGAAAGAGGTGCGGAACTGGTATGGCAATATGCGGACAAATTAGGCGTCGACAGGAACCAGCTCACCCTTTGCGGAGACAGCGCAGGGGGACATCTTGCGCTGGTAACGTCATTGCGGCTCAACGCGAAAGGGCGATGGAAACCCGCACAGCTTATTCTTATCTACCCCATGCTCGACGCCACCGCCAGTTTTGAAAGCTATGCCCTCAATGGCACGGATTACGTTATCACCCGGGATACTCTGCTCAGCGGGTATGAAATGTATCTCGCAGAGACTGACCGTCAGCATCCCGAAGCGAGCCCGCTGTGGCGCGATGATTTTTACGGGCTTCCGCCAGTGCACATTATTACCGCAGAGTACGATCCGCTGTGCGATGAGGGAGAAATGTTGTATCAGCATCTGACTGAGCAGGGTGTGAAGTGTACCGCTCAGCGCTGGCTGGGCGTCATCCATGGCTTCTTTCAGCTTGGCGGCATCAGCCAGTCAGCGCGAGATGTTATGCGGGATATCGCCGGGCGGATTCAGCACGCCCGGGGAGCGTGA
- the fabY gene encoding fatty acid biosynthesis protein FabY has product MYHLRVPQTEEELDAYYQFRWEMLRKPLHQPKGSERDAWDAMAHHQMVMDEEGNLVAVGRLYINADNEASIRFMAVHPSVQDKGLGTLMAMTLESVARQEGVKRVTCSAREDAVEFFAKLGFVNQGEITTPQTTPIRHFLMIKPIATLDDILHRADWCGQLQQAWYQHIPLSEKMGVRIQQYTGQKFITTMPETGNQNPHHTLFAGSLFSLATLTGWGLIWLMLRERHLGGTIILADAHIRYSAPISGKPSAVADLGSLGGDLDRLARGRKARVQMQVELFGDKTPGAVFEGTYIVLPAKPFGAYEEGGNEEE; this is encoded by the coding sequence ATGTATCACCTTCGAGTACCGCAAACGGAAGAAGAGTTAGACGCTTATTACCAGTTCCGCTGGGAAATGCTGCGCAAGCCACTGCATCAGCCAAAAGGCTCTGAACGCGACGCCTGGGACGCGATGGCCCACCATCAGATGGTGATGGACGAAGAGGGTAACCTCGTCGCCGTCGGGCGTTTGTATATCAACGCCGATAACGAAGCGTCTATTCGCTTTATGGCGGTTCATCCCTCCGTGCAGGACAAAGGTCTGGGGACGCTAATGGCGATGACCCTGGAGTCCGTCGCCCGTCAGGAAGGCGTTAAGCGCGTCACCTGTAGCGCCCGCGAAGATGCCGTAGAATTCTTTGCCAAACTTGGTTTTGTGAATCAGGGGGAGATCACGACCCCGCAAACCACGCCGATTCGTCATTTTTTGATGATCAAACCCATCGCCACGCTGGACGATATTCTGCATCGCGCCGACTGGTGCGGACAGCTCCAGCAGGCCTGGTATCAGCACATTCCGCTCAGTGAAAAAATGGGCGTGCGTATTCAGCAGTACACCGGACAAAAATTTATTACCACCATGCCGGAAACCGGCAATCAGAACCCGCACCACACGCTGTTTGCCGGCAGCCTGTTCTCACTGGCCACGCTCACCGGCTGGGGGCTGATCTGGCTGATGCTGCGCGAGCGCCATCTGGGTGGCACCATCATTCTGGCCGATGCTCACATCCGCTATAGCGCACCGATCAGCGGCAAGCCGAGCGCGGTGGCCGATCTGGGGTCACTGGGCGGCGATCTGGACCGTCTGGCACGTGGCCGCAAGGCTCGCGTCCAAATGCAGGTTGAACTGTTTGGCGATAAAACACCGGGCGCGGTGTTTGAAGGCACCTATATCGTTCTTCCGGCGAAGCCTTTTGGCGCGTATGAAGAGGGTGGGAACGAGGAGGAGTAA
- the dtd gene encoding D-aminoacyl-tRNA deacylase, with the protein MIALIQRVTRASVTVEGEVTGEIGPGLLVLLGVEKDDDEQKANRLCERVLGYRIFSDAEGKMNLNVQQAGGSVLVVSQFTLAADTERGMRPSFSKGAAPDRAEALYEYFVERCRQQEMNTQTGRFAADMQVSLVNDGPVTFWLQV; encoded by the coding sequence ATGATTGCATTGATACAGCGCGTAACCCGTGCCAGCGTCACCGTGGAGGGAGAGGTGACGGGTGAAATTGGCCCAGGACTTTTGGTGTTGTTAGGTGTCGAAAAGGATGACGACGAACAAAAAGCCAACCGCTTATGTGAGCGCGTGCTGGGCTACCGTATTTTCAGCGATGCGGAAGGCAAGATGAACCTGAACGTCCAGCAGGCGGGCGGCAGCGTGCTGGTAGTTTCCCAGTTTACGCTGGCAGCGGATACCGAGCGCGGCATGCGCCCGAGCTTCTCTAAAGGCGCCGCGCCGGATCGTGCAGAAGCACTTTACGAGTACTTTGTTGAGCGTTGTCGCCAGCAGGAAATGAATACGCAAACCGGACGATTCGCTGCAGATATGCAGGTGTCGCTGGTGAACGATGGCCCCGTCACATTCTGGCTCCAGGTATGA
- a CDS encoding virulence factor BrkB family protein, translating into MLKTVHQKATHHTRPLRAWLKLLWHRIDEDNMTTLAGNLAYVSLLSLVPLVAVIFALFSAFPMFADVSLQLRHFVFANFIPATGDVIQNYIEQFVANSSKMTAVGACGLIVTALLLMYAIDNALNTIWRSKKARPKVYSFAVYWMILTLGPLLAGASLAISSYLLSLRWASDLNGVIDNALRIFPLILSWLSFWLLYSVVPTTRVPNRDAVVGALVAALLFELGKKGFALYITMFPSYQLIYGVLAVIPILFVWVYWTWCIVLLGAEITVTLGVYRELKKAAAAEKQQEADQP; encoded by the coding sequence ATGCTAAAAACCGTTCATCAAAAAGCCACGCACCATACTCGCCCGCTGCGGGCCTGGCTGAAACTGCTCTGGCACCGTATTGATGAGGACAATATGACCACGCTGGCGGGTAACCTCGCCTACGTGTCGTTGCTCTCATTAGTACCGCTGGTGGCGGTTATCTTTGCCCTGTTTTCCGCCTTTCCGATGTTTGCGGACGTCAGCCTGCAGCTTCGTCATTTTGTCTTCGCGAATTTCATTCCTGCAACCGGGGATGTCATCCAGAACTACATTGAGCAGTTTGTCGCCAATTCCAGCAAGATGACGGCAGTGGGGGCATGCGGGCTTATCGTCACCGCGCTGCTGTTGATGTACGCCATCGATAACGCGCTGAACACGATCTGGCGGAGCAAAAAAGCGCGGCCAAAGGTCTATTCCTTTGCCGTGTACTGGATGATCCTCACGCTGGGGCCGCTGCTGGCCGGGGCGAGCCTGGCGATCAGTTCGTATCTCCTTTCCTTGCGCTGGGCGAGTGATTTAAACGGCGTAATTGATAATGCGCTTCGCATCTTTCCGTTGATCCTGTCGTGGCTCTCGTTCTGGCTGCTCTATAGCGTCGTACCGACCACCCGCGTGCCTAACCGTGATGCTGTCGTGGGGGCGCTGGTGGCGGCGTTGCTCTTTGAGCTCGGTAAGAAAGGGTTTGCCCTCTACATCACCATGTTTCCGTCCTATCAGCTGATTTACGGCGTGCTGGCGGTGATCCCCATTTTGTTTGTCTGGGTCTACTGGACCTGGTGTATCGTCTTGCTTGGTGCTGAAATAACTGTCACTCTCGGTGTATACCGCGAACTTAAAAAAGCAGCAGCAGCTGAAAAACAACAAGAAGCAGACCAACCATGA
- the yihX gene encoding glucose-1-phosphatase has translation MLYIFDLGNVIVDIDFNRVLGAWSDFSRVPLATLKQNFAMGETFHQHERGEISDEEFAERFCQEMDLPLSYEQFSHGWQAVFVAIRPEVIDIMHKLREQGHRVVVLSNTNRLHTTFWPEEYPEVKAAADKIYLSQEMGMRKPEARIYQAVLQSEGFTAADAVFFDDNADNIEGANQLGITSILVTGKETIPNYFAKQLC, from the coding sequence ATGCTTTATATCTTTGATTTAGGAAACGTAATCGTCGATATCGATTTTAATCGCGTGCTGGGTGCGTGGAGCGACTTTAGCCGCGTTCCGCTGGCGACACTGAAGCAGAATTTCGCGATGGGCGAGACCTTCCATCAGCATGAGCGGGGCGAGATCAGTGATGAGGAATTCGCGGAACGTTTCTGTCAGGAGATGGATCTACCGTTAAGCTACGAGCAGTTTTCCCACGGCTGGCAGGCGGTATTTGTCGCCATTCGGCCTGAGGTGATAGACATCATGCACAAACTGCGCGAGCAGGGGCATCGGGTCGTTGTGCTATCAAATACCAACCGTCTGCACACGACGTTCTGGCCTGAGGAATACCCTGAAGTTAAGGCGGCGGCAGATAAGATCTATCTTTCGCAGGAGATGGGTATGCGTAAGCCTGAAGCGCGAATTTACCAGGCTGTTCTGCAGTCAGAGGGATTCACCGCGGCCGATGCGGTCTTTTTCGATGACAACGCCGATAATATAGAGGGAGCTAATCAGTTGGGTATCACGTCAATTCTGGTGACCGGAAAAGAGACGATACCAAACTACTTCGCGAAGCAGCTATGCTAA
- a CDS encoding HlyD family secretion protein, with translation MFRKEAIEYQSTRWEGKAVLLPGIPFALIILLSIFFIASISIFITKGSYTRRVIVHGEITTFPGSVNISASMQGTVVQSFVNEGDRVKKGDALFLIHSGVSTQSGLVDENKKKEIALQIKSISVMMANLNSSKNRTLNALTTQKDHYQSSFNTSSGLLVQAERELHQIEKNVNDYRGYQEKGLVTKDQMSSQNALLYQQQSNVSDLVARKSQDQVQIDALNQQIQSQSADYDQQIYQLEQKIYELQKEKLNTEAEGNYVIVATADGLIDSINTAQGKMIGAGDVLARVQQNIHSPCYLETWVPDEVLPYLAIGQRVNVSYDAFPYEKFGQFRASISAISRLPASKPELLSKQTIAHEFYDDKKSWYKIMIKPDLQSVQVHGKQLSLSQGAKAQISLFLEKRHIYEWLLSPFYEMKMSVTDAGNE, from the coding sequence ATGTTTCGCAAGGAAGCTATTGAATATCAGAGTACACGGTGGGAAGGGAAAGCTGTTCTTCTGCCGGGCATCCCTTTTGCTCTTATCATATTGCTCAGCATTTTTTTTATTGCTTCCATTTCTATTTTTATTACCAAAGGTTCCTACACCCGTCGCGTCATCGTTCACGGTGAAATAACCACTTTCCCTGGCTCAGTGAATATCTCTGCATCAATGCAGGGTACAGTCGTGCAGAGTTTTGTTAATGAAGGCGATCGCGTAAAAAAAGGTGATGCTCTCTTTCTCATTCATTCGGGTGTATCGACGCAATCAGGCCTGGTTGATGAGAATAAAAAAAAGGAGATCGCGCTACAGATAAAGAGTATCAGCGTAATGATGGCAAATTTGAACTCTTCGAAAAACCGTACGCTCAACGCGCTGACGACTCAAAAAGATCATTATCAGTCCAGTTTTAATACCTCATCTGGGCTACTGGTGCAGGCTGAGCGGGAACTGCATCAGATTGAGAAGAACGTTAACGATTACCGTGGTTATCAGGAAAAAGGTCTGGTCACCAAAGACCAGATGAGTAGCCAAAACGCACTACTCTACCAACAGCAGAGCAATGTTTCTGACCTGGTCGCCAGAAAATCACAGGACCAGGTTCAGATCGATGCGCTCAATCAGCAAATCCAGTCCCAGAGCGCTGATTATGACCAACAGATTTACCAGCTTGAGCAAAAAATATACGAACTGCAAAAAGAAAAGTTAAATACAGAAGCGGAAGGTAATTATGTCATCGTGGCAACAGCCGATGGCTTAATCGACTCCATCAATACGGCGCAAGGTAAGATGATCGGCGCAGGCGATGTACTGGCGCGAGTTCAGCAGAATATCCATTCTCCATGCTATCTCGAAACCTGGGTTCCGGATGAAGTTCTTCCTTATCTGGCGATTGGCCAGCGCGTTAATGTTAGTTACGACGCCTTTCCTTATGAAAAATTTGGTCAGTTCAGGGCATCAATATCAGCAATATCCAGGCTTCCGGCATCGAAGCCAGAACTCCTGTCAAAGCAGACCATCGCACATGAATTCTATGACGATAAAAAGTCCTGGTACAAAATCATGATCAAACCTGACCTACAGTCTGTGCAAGTTCATGGAAAACAACTCTCACTGAGCCAGGGAGCCAAAGCGCAGATTTCTCTTTTCCTTGAAAAGAGACATATCTATGAGTGGTTATTATCGCCATTTTACGAAATGAAAATGAGCGTAACGGACGCAGGTAATGAATAA
- a CDS encoding peptidase domain-containing ABC transporter yields MNNLYTLETLLRKLDLKIFKRIPVVFQTEASECGLACLSMICSFYGKQVDLLQLRQQFNLSSRGVNLNAIKAIASELEMSSRALSVDLQELHDVRKPCILHWDFNHFVVLIKVDKNSAVIHDPAFGRRVISMPELSQHFTGVVLEVWPGTTFSVQKKQNRLKATTLLKNINGLITSLTKVFFLSLVIELISLLMPVGTQLVTDNVIASGDYGLLNIICLGLFILILLRLTVSVIRSWTTLILGTLIDVQWSFSLFSHLIKLPTTYFERRKLGDIQSRFHSLDVIRATFTTGLTGSIIDTLMLMGLLVMMFLYNLQLSMIVVSFTAIYTFIRFATYRYYRQLSEEELIKEARLNSYFMETLYGIATIKIQGMTDLRINNWFNLFSDKVNTGIRLTRMDLFFGGVVSFIAACDQIVILWVSGRLMMDSHLTIGMFIAFNTFRSQFYDRINALINFIIQLKIINLHNERVADIALQEASSSTATSPLRLPHGALTLETQDLTYRYDNHADPIFSKLNLTIHAGESIAITGVSGSGKSTLMKVLCGLFEPSNGCVRINGIDIKQLGFEHYAERIACIMQEDKLFSGSIKENIAGFRPDIDEQWMVQCAIASHIHNDILKLPMGYETLIGELGEGLSGGQKQRIYIARALYRKPGILFMDEATSHLDKTSESQVNQSIQAMNITRIIIAHRETTISSADRVFVINGAELP; encoded by the coding sequence ATGAATAATCTTTATACACTTGAGACGCTGCTGCGCAAGTTGGATCTGAAAATATTTAAACGCATCCCAGTTGTCTTTCAAACCGAAGCGTCCGAATGTGGCCTGGCCTGTCTTTCAATGATATGCAGTTTTTATGGCAAGCAGGTGGATCTACTGCAACTCCGGCAACAATTCAATTTGTCATCACGTGGGGTCAACCTCAATGCGATAAAAGCAATTGCCAGTGAACTGGAGATGTCGTCACGCGCATTGTCCGTGGACCTTCAGGAATTACATGACGTGCGTAAGCCCTGCATATTGCATTGGGATTTTAACCATTTTGTCGTACTGATTAAGGTCGATAAGAACAGCGCGGTGATCCACGACCCTGCGTTTGGACGACGGGTGATTAGCATGCCCGAATTGTCCCAACATTTTACTGGTGTTGTGCTTGAGGTATGGCCGGGAACCACTTTCTCAGTTCAAAAGAAGCAAAACAGGTTAAAAGCGACCACGTTATTAAAGAATATCAATGGACTGATAACTTCACTGACGAAGGTATTTTTCTTATCGCTGGTGATTGAGTTGATCAGCCTGCTAATGCCAGTGGGGACACAATTAGTCACGGATAATGTGATTGCATCCGGAGATTACGGTTTACTTAATATCATCTGTCTTGGGTTGTTTATTCTGATTCTGTTACGTTTGACGGTCAGTGTCATACGCTCCTGGACCACGCTGATACTGGGAACACTCATCGACGTCCAGTGGAGTTTTAGCCTCTTTTCTCACCTTATTAAGCTACCGACCACCTATTTTGAAAGACGCAAACTGGGGGACATTCAGTCTCGCTTCCACTCGCTTGATGTTATACGGGCCACTTTTACCACAGGTTTGACTGGTAGCATTATTGATACGCTAATGCTCATGGGTTTGCTGGTAATGATGTTTTTATACAACCTGCAGCTCAGCATGATAGTGGTCTCTTTTACCGCAATATACACCTTCATTCGGTTTGCTACCTATCGATACTATCGCCAGCTATCCGAAGAAGAGTTAATCAAGGAAGCACGCCTTAATTCTTATTTTATGGAAACCCTGTACGGTATCGCGACGATTAAGATTCAGGGGATGACTGACCTGAGAATCAATAACTGGTTTAATCTTTTTTCAGATAAGGTCAATACAGGCATTCGTTTGACGCGAATGGATCTTTTCTTTGGTGGCGTCGTCTCTTTTATCGCCGCCTGCGACCAAATTGTTATCCTGTGGGTTAGCGGCAGGCTGATGATGGATAGTCATTTAACCATCGGTATGTTTATCGCATTTAACACCTTCAGGAGTCAGTTCTATGACCGAATAAATGCCCTGATCAACTTTATCATTCAGCTGAAGATCATCAACTTACACAATGAACGCGTTGCCGATATTGCGCTGCAGGAAGCATCTTCTTCAACGGCCACCAGCCCGCTGCGTTTACCACACGGAGCCTTAACGCTCGAAACTCAGGATCTGACTTACCGTTATGATAACCATGCGGACCCTATCTTCAGCAAACTGAATCTGACCATTCATGCCGGAGAGAGTATTGCTATTACGGGCGTATCGGGTTCAGGTAAAAGCACCTTGATGAAAGTGTTGTGCGGTTTATTCGAACCGTCGAACGGCTGCGTCCGAATTAATGGCATTGATATTAAGCAACTTGGTTTCGAGCATTATGCTGAACGCATTGCCTGTATCATGCAGGAAGATAAGCTGTTTTCAGGCTCAATCAAAGAGAATATAGCCGGTTTTCGGCCTGACATTGACGAGCAGTGGATGGTGCAATGCGCTATCGCAAGCCATATTCATAATGACATTTTAAAGCTACCAATGGGTTACGAGACACTGATTGGTGAACTTGGGGAAGGGTTGTCCGGCGGTCAAAAACAGCGGATTTATATTGCCCGGGCATTATACCGTAAACCGGGTATTTTATTCATGGACGAGGCGACCAGCCACCTTGATAAAACCAGTGAAAGTCAGGTCAATCAGTCTATACAGGCGATGAACATTACGAGGATTATTATCGCGCATCGCGAAACCACGATTTCATCGGCAGATCGGGTGTTCGTGATAAATGGAGCAGAGTTACCCTAA